A region of the Passer domesticus isolate bPasDom1 chromosome Z, bPasDom1.hap1, whole genome shotgun sequence genome:
TGCTCAAGTGCCGCTACCTGCAGTCCACTGCAAGTCCTTTGATCTACTTCAGCAGGGTGGTGACATATCCTGGCACTCCCCAGCTGTGTTGTGCTTCTGACTGTCCTGCCCAGTAGACAAACGTTCTGCTTCTCATGGCTAAGTTTCATGGTGGCTTGAACCTCTGGTGTCTAGATTGACACCCTCAGGTATCTTACCTTTAAGGTGATTATAGACTGAAATGTTGCTCTTCCCTGCCTAGTCTAATCTTCCTCATTTAGTGTCACCTGCAGATTTGTTGGGAGAGGGGGTTTCTCTGTTGCCATGCACGCCACCAATTAACATATTTCACAGTTTCAGTATCACAGAAACTAGACCCTTCTCATGGCTGGGCTTCGAGAGGCCGCATTTCAATCGTTACCCACATTGGAGGTTGAAAAATAGTGGCTCAACCTTAGCCATCCTCACCAGCTCAGTGCCCAGCTTTACCAAACACAACTCTATTTCCCTGTTCCCCTCCTATCCCTGTTCCCCTCTTCACAGCCTTTTTCTTTGTGAGTCAGAGTTGGGTTCTGCATCCCTGTACTGAATTTTCTGCTGAGAGTGCCATGGAGAGGGTGCAGTGTGGTAGTAAGGATGGTCTTCTGTGAGAAGTAATGTCTCAAGAAGACAGACACTATTTGCCCCTAGACAGTAGGGGCACTGAACTGCTCTCCAGGTTCATTCAGAGGACAGAAATGATCTCTTTTATCTATAATTACTATTAGCTTGTTACCTCTATTTGTTCTTCATGTTAAAGTTGGTCCTTTCAGTTTACAACATGAAACAGTGCTGAGTTGTAATGCGCATAATTAAAATGGGGGAGAGTGACATGGAGGACCTTTCAGCCAAGCCAGCAAACTTCCTATTGACTCTGCTATATGATTATGAGCTGGAAAACACAGACATAAATACCTTAAAGTACAGCTACCTGCAGACTATTTTATGTTCTTCTGTTTCTATGGACAGGCCTGAATCAGCTTCAGAATAGCTAGCTTGGCTTTTGCAAACATTGCAGTTGTGTGTGGATGCCACCTGATACAAATTAGTCCCATGGAAATTCCCTCATCTCCTGCATTTCACAAGAATACATGAACTCATTCTTTGCCATAGCTGCATCACCAGTGGTGCCTTCTGCAAAGCTGGCTGGAAGCTCCATGGCTGCACAGGGtagaagtgcctcctgcacctCTGGAGCAAGGATATGGCATCCCCACAACGCAACTCAGCTTTTATTTGATGTTCCAGAGAGGTGGCCAAGAGACAGCAGCTTGAGCTGTGGGGGTTATGAACAGCAGTCACTGACCTCATTGGAGAGATATCAAAGTTGGATAATTGGTCTACACATCTCCTTCATGCTGCCCCTGTTTCATGGCTCCTTTTTTTATCCCTTCTTGCAAACTTCCCTGTGGTCaaactgtattttttcatgGTACCACAGCCATATTTAATGTTGTTTATGCACATGGGTTTTCATACTTTTTACCTAGGAAGTAAAAGGATTAAAGGGATTGCTTTACTTACTGCTACCCAAACGCTCTACATCAGCAACAGCTTATTTACGTATTCATATAGCCACCATTTAACCACTCACAAGCAGTTCTTATATATACTAGAGATGTGTTGTGTAGGATGACTGTGGCAGTGTGTTTGTTTGAGTTTTTGTAGTTATTTCAATTGTAATAGTGATTCAATGTTAGTTAAGAATAGTGGTTTCATCCTTGTACCCCCGTTTTATCCCCTCACGATGGTTTCTCTCAAAATGTTTACCCCTAAGTTTTCCCTGCACTCTGTTGCTTCTCAGTGTGGCTGTCCTCTTGCTCCTCCCTTTCCTCCCTTGTATGGACTTGTCAATCCAAGCTGTgctgtccccttcccctgcccatCAACTCAGATCCACCCCTTTTGTTCAGTGTCAAGTACCCTGATCCTAACAGTTGGTTTGTCCCAGAGgcttctctcctctcctgtgtTAGCCTCATTGGTCCTGTGTGGCGTTGTGTGTTTAAAAAACTATAAGTTGAAGTTGTTGTTAATTATTCTTTGTTAGTTTAAACAATGGTTTGTTCCTTTCCCCCCCGTGTAACCCCTTGTAATGGTTTGTTCCGGAGTTGTTTTTCCCCGTTCTTCCCGCCACTGGCCTGCCTGTCAAAGTGAGAAGTCCCCTGTTCCTCCCCCTAAGTCCCTATTTGGTTATGTCAATCTCTGTGGTGCTGCCTCCTACCCTTGTCCGTCATGTTAACCCCCCTTCCTTTTTTCGAGAAACTTCTATGTCTCTCATCTGTAACTTAGTTCCTTATTTGTCCTCGAggcttcctccctcccccacATGCTTCTTATTGGATCTTTTGTATTACGTCAGCCTACCTCTACCCTCAACCATTGGTTCCCTCATGTTTCCACACCCCACGCCCCCTCACTTTATAAAGGCTAGCCGAAGCCCTCCTCCTTTGACATTTGTCCCTGGACCCTCCTTGGATTAAAGTCTCCTTGGAACCCATACAAGTgtcccttctttctttcttttatctCGGGACCTCGTATCTCACCATAGCCTGCGTCACCCACGCCGCGGCTGTCACCGCTACCCGGGCAGTCTCGACAAGAGCTTGGGAGCGGCCAGTCTTGTAGCGCCCCTCTGCGGCCTCACAAGGAGCTGCTAGCCGGCGTCCCTTCGCTCCTAGCGACCGCAGCGTGTGTGAGCTACAGTTGGCGCGCCACCGTGGGGCTTTCTCTGCCGTCTCCACCATCACTGGCATCGTGCTCGACGCCGCCTGAGAGGGACGTTGACGCACGTGAGGAAGCCTCCCGGAGAGGACTTTCCTTGTGGGCATCGGCCCTTTGGATTTAGAGTTCCTGGCAGCACCAACGCCTCTGTGTGAGCACGCCGACTTTTGTCCGGTGGTGCTCCCAGGGGACGAAGATGCAACCCTTCCCTGGACGAGTGGAAGAACGTCTTCGGGACCGAGGACCCCCACTGCCGCTTCTTTTCAGCCTGCCAACGGTCTGGTGAGCTCCCTGTCTCCTTACCCTACCCATTTTGGGGGCTATCAGGTTTCCCACCGTCGGTTGGCTGACCCTcctttcaattttattttattcctttccGGCAGTGGGAGGGTGGAAGTCGAGTGGGCAAGATGGGTGTCCGTCTGTGCACTCCACAGAAAGAAGTCTATACCCAAGTTGTGGGACTCCTGAGGGAAGGGGGTGGTTCTTTTTCTAAGGGTACAGTTAAAAGGTTCGTCCGTTGGATGTTTTTTAAGTTCCCCCAAACGTCACCCAGTGATATCAGAAACAGGAATTTTTGGAAGGCTATGGGCTGCATGCTATCGGAATGTATCAAGAGGGGTGATCCCGCAGTCAAGGAAGGTTTCATGAAGttatttcttttgattttggAAGCTGTTAAAAAAGATAATTCTGATTGTGGAGGGGAAAGTAAAAAATGTTCAACGGCGCAATCCCCAGTTCTCCCTCAGCCCCTTTCCCTACCCTCTTCTCCGAATCCCTTGCTCCCTACACTGGGTGGACAGGGGGGAGCAACCCGTCCACAGCAGACGCAGGGTTGCTACCGTCTCCCTGGCTCCCTCCGGTCCCCCCGGTACCCTTACCCTGGCGGTACTGGCCACACTGCCAGGGACCTTACCCTAGACCCTCTTCCCAATCCCTCATATCCCGTAGCTGATCCCAATAGCGCCCAAGGTTTCTTTAATCCTCCTAACCCATTCCTTACTTACCCCGGAGAAGTGCCGCAACATGGCGGCAATTCTATGACATCCACCCCGATCTCCCAAAATGGCGGTCGCCTCGTGGCGAGCACTTCTCCTTCCCAGAATCCCTTCCTTCCCGCGCTTTCCCCAAATCCCGCCATCCTTCCCTCAaacccctcctcttcctctgtgGCCATGACTTCCGTTCCTCCCGTGATCGCCCCTCCTCCTTTGCTCCCTCCTACATCCGGTGACCCCTCCCACTTTCCCATGACCACAACGTCGCCAGCTGACTCTGCTCCACCCCAAAGCTCCGCCCACTCCCTTCCGGTTTCCCACGCTCCTCCTTCCGGTTCCCACGGTGACGTGGGAGTCCGGGGGAGGGGGCCTGGGAAACAGGAACCGGTTGATAATGAGAATCCCCTGTTCCTTGCTCCTGTTACCTATAATGCGAGAGGGAATCCCAGATGGGAACCCCTCTCGTTCGATAGCATAAAAGACGTTTGCAAAGCAAAAAGAGAATTCGGCCAAAAAAGCGAAATTTTTAAGAGCGTTTTGAAGGCAACACTTTCTAACACAATGGTCCCTGCTGATTTAAAGCGTCTGTTTAGTTGCCTGCTCCCTCAATCTGAATATAAATTATGGGAAAGAACATGGAAGAGGTTAGCAGGGGACCTTCTTCCAGAAATTTTGCAGAACGACTCTTGTGCTACCGACATTGAGGGTAATGACATCACCCTAGACCACCTTTTTGGTGAGGGTGACTGGAACAAGGCACAAAAACAAGCAGGAGGGATTCCGAAAGAAGTTTTAGATTCCATCAAAGATGCGGCAGAGCGTGCGTTTTATAGCATGCCTTCCAAAGAACCATCAATTCCGTATATTGCTATTAAACAGTCTCCTGCGGAGCCTTTTCTAGATTTTGTAGATCAAGTCAGAGCAGCAGTCGAGAGGAAGGTAGAAGACCAGCTGCTGCAAGAACAGCTCATTCTAGAAATTGTTACCACCAATGCCAACGAAGTCTGTCGAAGAATCATCTTAGCCCTTCCCGCGTCTCCGCCTCCAACCCTAGACCAGTTGATAGAAGAGTGCACCCGGAAAGCGATGATTGTCATCGAAGACATCATCAAAGCAAACCCGACCAGCGACCAtcttgcagcagcagccttCGCGACACCCCGGAAACCTACCTTCCCAGTGGGAGCCCCTTTACCACCAGGACACCGATGTTTTCACTGCGGACATGAAGACCACTTCATTAACCGATGTCCGTTTTTAGGCAGAGCTCCACCAGGAGCAGACAGGGAGAGGGGGAGAATGCTTCTTGTTCCCTACCATCAAAAAACTAACTGATGAGCGCGGATCTGCCCCGCGCTGCGATACAAGTTGGGCAGACCGCGAGGACATGATAGACAAAAAGCACAACAGTCAAGTTACCACCAGTGACTGTCGTGCACCATACCGGATGAGACTTACAAAACCTATTCTTTTTCGTTCACAGGACTGGCACATCATTCGTCCTGAACCTGAGCTTCTCTCCCGCATCCAACAGGCGGAAACCCATCGGCACACGTCATCGTTAGACTGCAAGTACCTCGTTGTCGCGGACACCAAAAACACTCCCCTTGAGATTGAAGTAATTCCTGCAATTTTAACACCCAAGCCGGAATACTTCACTCTCTGGGTGCGCTGTGTCCATCCTCCCCTCTTCCTTCCGGGAGACCAGATTATCGCACAAGCAATTCCCATCCCTTATTTCGTGTGCGATGATCTGGATCTCTCGGTCCTTTACACCAAAGTATTGGGAGAGGAAAAGCCCCTCGTGTGGTGTGGCCTTAAGAGCGAGGGGCATTCTATACAACTTCAAGGGATGATGGACACAGGGGCAGACGTGACGGTCATTCCCCCACACAAATGGCCGCCACAGTGGGAGTTGCAAAACGTGAACAGCTCAGTTTTAGGTGTTGGGGGTTCTCAATTGGCACGACAATCCAAGAGCATAGTTCAAATTACAGGGCCAAATGGGCAATTGGCCTCTGTGCGCCCATTTGTTTTGAATTCCAAATTTACCCTGTGGGGGAGAGATGCCATGTCCCAGTGGGGGGCAAAATTAGACCTTCCTGTCCCTCAAAATTTTTAGGTGCGGCCACTGAAGAGCGCCCTATCCTCAGACTCAATTGGCTAACTGATACACCAGTCTGGGTAGAGCAGTGGCCGCTGAATAAACATAAATTAAGAGCGCTCACTCAGATCGTGGAGGAAGAGTTGGCCAAAGGTCACATAGTAGAAACCAACAGCCCCTGGAACTCCCCAGTTTTTGTTATCAGTAAGCGAGGGGGAAACAGGTGGCGCCTCCTTCACGACCTGAGAAAGATAAATAATGTTATTGAGGACATGGGATCCCTCCAACCAGGCATGTCTTCCCCATCTATGCTCCCCCAAAATTGGAAATTGGCAGTGATAGATATTAAAGattgtttttttcaaattccCCTTCACCCAGCTGATGCgccacggtttgccttctctgTACCTTCCATCAACAGAGAAGCTCCCATGAAGCGCTACCACTGGCGCGTTCTCCCGCAAGGGATGAAGAACAGCCCTACCATCTGCCAGTGGTATGTCGCGAATGTTCTGTCCCCAGTGCGTGCAAGGGAGAGTGACTGCATTATTTATCATTACATGGACGATGTCCTTGTATGTGCCCCCGACAGCGATGTGCTTGCACGTGCCTTAGAGGACACTATCACAACCTTATCAGTGGCAGGATTTGAGTTGCAAAAGGAGAAAGTGCAACACCTGCCGCCTTGGAAGTATCTGGGACTTGAAATTACAAATCGAACCATTTCGCCCCAAAGAATTCTGATAAATGACAACCCTAAAACCCTGAGAGATTTACATCAGTTGTGTGGGTCCTTGAACTGGATcaggccctggctggggctcacCACGGGGAACCTGTCCCCTCTCTTCAATTTGTTAAaggggggagaggggctggatTCCCTGAGGGCCCTGACCCAGGAGGCCAGGGCAGCACTCGAGAAGGTTCAGTCTGCCATCGCAGCCCGGCAAGCCCATCGATGTCGAGAGAACCTCCCTTTCCGATTTATCATCTTGGGTAAGTTGCCGCACCTCCACGGGATGATATTCCAATGGGACGTTAGCCAACGGGATCCCCTCTTAATAATAGAGTGGGTATTCCTTGGTCACCAACTGTCCAAAAGCGTAACCAAGCCACAAGAGTTGATGGCCCAATTGATCATGCGAGCCAGAGCACACCTGCGAATGCTAGCGGGGTGCGATTTCACATGCATTCATCTCCCCGTCAAAACATCTACGGGGAAGATGACAAAAGAGACCGTGGAACATCTACTTAGAGAGAATGAGAGCCTGCAATTTGCCTTGGACAGCTACACCGGGCAAATTCTTGTTAATCATCCCGGCCACAAATTGTTTAATACTGAGTTCAATGTGATTCCAAAAGATATCCAAAGTCGCCACCCCCTCAAAGCACTGACAGTTTTTACAGACGCATCCGGAGGGTCCCACAAGTCAGTGGTGACTTGGAAAGATCCTCAAACTCAACAGTGGGAAGCCGATGTGAAGATTGTGGAGGGCTCTCCACAAATTGCTGAGTTGGATGCAGTCGTCAGGGCTTTCGAGAAATTTTCCGAACCCTTTAATTTGATTACAGATTCGGCTTATGTAGCAGGTGTAGTGTCCCGGGCAGAACATGCAGTGCTCAAAGAGGTCTCCAATCCTATTTTGTTTGGCTTGCTCTCGCAACTGATATACCTGGTTTCCCACCGAGAGCAACCCTTCTTtgtaatgcatgtgaggtcgcACACCGATCTCCCAGGATTCATTGCAGAAGGCAATCGCAGAGCAGATGCTCTGGCCGCACCTTTACAACTGGCTGGCCAACCTAACATCTTTCAGCAGGCCAAGCTGAGCCATCAACAGTTCCATCAAAATGCTCCGGGCTTGGTTCACCAATTCCATCTGCGGCGTGACCAAGCCAGAGCaattgtggccacatgcccgaactgcCAAAAATCGGCTCTACCATCGCTCACCTCTGGGGTAAACCCCAGAGGTCTCCGCAGTTGTGAGGTGTGGCAAACAGATGTCACGCATATGCCCGAATTTGGGAGGTTCAGATCCGTCCACGTCTCTGTGGACACCTTCTCGGGAGCTGTCTTCGCCTCGgcccacacaggggagaagGCAACAGATGCACAGAAACACCTAATACATGCCTTCGCAGTTTTAGGAATTCCATCTTTAATTAAAACCAACAACGGCCCAGCTTATACTTCTAGGGCGTTTGGTGAATTTTTGCAAAGTTGGGGAATCCAACATCGAACAGGAATACCGCACTCCCCCACCGGTCAGGCTGTGACCGCATCAAACATTAAAGCGAGTCCTCGCCTGCCAGCGGGGAGATGTTCAGGTTCAAACCCCACACCTCCGGCTCTGCAAAGCGTTGTTCACCATCAACTTCCTTAACTGTTCCTTTGACAGGCCGGAGCCGCCAGTCCTAAGACATTTCCATCAACATTCCCGATTAGAGATCAAGGAAGAGCCCGAGGTCCTTATCAGGGATCCGGACTCCGGGGAAATTCAAGGTCCGGTCCGTCTTGTCACCTGGGGGCGTGGATACGCTTGCGTGTCCACTCCCTCAGGGGTCAGATGGATCCCCAAAAAATGGGTGAAACCGTATGTGCCACCGTCCAAGTCTATCACGCCACAACTTACCGTCCCCTGCGGCCACGTGGATCCACAAGATGGCACTTTTGCGCAAAATCGAAAGCGCCGCAGATGAAGAGGAAATCTAATACCATCCCTCTGATTTATGTCCCCTTCAGAGATTTTAAGTTATTCCATGTATTTATATAATGTTCTGTTTTCCCTCAGGCATCCATCATGATTGTTGTCGCCCTCCTCATCTTCTGGCAGCTCCACCTCAAGGCCTTGGACCGGTCCCTGGTGACCGCGTGGATCGTTCCACAACCCCGAAAGAACGTCTGGGTGACTCTGGCCCATGCCCTCAACCAAAGCCATCTGTGTCTTTCTACACCAGCAGCAGAGAATCCGATGTCAACTTGTCTGGTGGGGGTTCCATCAAAGTGGGCGGAGTTCCCCGACTCCATTCGAAACATCCAGAACCAGTTGAACGGGAACAATCCGCCGAATCAGTGGGTGGAAATCTTTCGGTACTGGGGGGTTGTGAACTACGCAAAAACACCAGTAACCAATCCCCTAGTACTGTGGCGCAAATGGGTGTACGACCTGCCTTATGCTGAAGCCGAGCCCCAAGAATTCGAACTATTGGGCTCGGCCAAAGCAGACTACTGCGTGCACTTTGACTTCACTCCATCGTCCCGTGCAAAGCTCTATGAAAACATCAAACAACATAAATTAGAGTTTAGAGCATCTACATGGTGCACGCACGTAGAAAAAATAGGCGCCCCATCCACTGATGATGGGTACCCCAGAAAGCTGGACAAGGGAGTTTTCCTAATTTGTGGAGATAGGGCGTACCCGGGAATCCCCTCCCGTCTCCTAGGAGGCCCTTGCACCCTGGGGCGTTTGTCCCTGGCGTCACCCAACATGACTCAAATTCCAATTCGGCACGCTAAAAGAAATTCAAAAATTGTAAAAAGGGGTGCAGACCAATTTGATGAGCATTGCGACAGCGAAATTTACCATTGGGCGAAGTCTAAGAGGATTGCCGTCTCTGTTTTTCTACCTTGGGTAGCGGCGGCCAAGTCTCTCAGTGAGCTTGGCAACCTCGAGTGTTGGGTGACACGCCAGGCGAATTTAACTTCTGAAGCCTTGAGTGACCTCCTAGCTGACGAGGAAATCACCAGACAGGCAACCCTGCAAAACAGGGCTGCTATtgatttcctgctgctggcacatggGCATGGGTGCCAGGAGTTCGAGGGGTTGTGTTGTTTCAACTTATCATCCAGAAGCAAGTCGATCCACGCATCCATTCAGGAAATAAAAGACCTTATCGGCACCGTGAAACAAGAAAACGAGGACTGGTTCAAGGACCTGTTCAAAAACTGGGGCATTTCAGGTTGGATGCTTTCCCTTATCAAAGACATTGGGTGTTTTGTCATTGTTCTTTTTTTAGTAATGCTGTGCTTTGGAATCTTGAAAACAGTAATAACTGCTTCTCTATTCAAACCTTCCCCAACATCTAAAATTGTAGTCGCCGCTGCGACTACCCAGGAAGGTGATTGGTGGGAAGATGCCGCACCGAAAGACTCAGAGACCTAAGACGCCAAAGACCTTGTTCTTCCTTAACCCACAtcctcttcctttttaaaacaaaaaagggggagatgtggcgTTGTGTGTTTAAAAAACTATAAGTTGAAGTTGTTGTTAATTATTCTTTGTTAGTTTAAACAATGGTTTGTTCCTTTCCCCCCCGTGTAACCCCTTGTAATGGTTTGTTCCCGAGTTGTTTTTCCCCGTTCTTCCCGCCACTGGCCTGCCTGTCAAAGTGAGAAGTCCCCTGTTTCTCCCCCTAAGTCCCTATTTGGTTATGTCAATCTCTGTGGTGCTGCCTCCTACCCTTGTCCGTCATGTTAACCCCCCCTCCTTTTTTCGAGA
Encoded here:
- the LOC135290975 gene encoding uncharacterized protein LOC135290975, coding for MIVVALLIFWQLHLKALDRSLVTAWIVPQPRKNVWVTLAHALNQSHLCLSTPAAENPMSTCLVGVPSKWAEFPDSIRNIQNQLNGNNPPNQWVEIFRYWGVVNYAKTPVTNPLVLWRKWVYDLPYAEAEPQEFELLGSAKADYCVHFDFTPSSRAKLYENIKQHKLEFRASTWCTHVEKIGAPSTDDGYPRKLDKGVFLICGDRAYPGIPSRLLGGPCTLGRLSLASPNMTQIPIRHAKRNSKIVKRGADQFDEHCDSEIYHWAKSKRIAVSVFLPWVAAAKSLSELGNLECWVTRQANLTSEALSDLLADEEITRQATLQNRAAIDFLLLAHGHGCQEFEGLCCFNLSSRSKSIHASIQEIKDLIGTVKQENEDWLSLIKDIGCFVIVLFLVMLCFGILKTVITASLFKPSPTSKIVVAAATTQEGDWWEDAAPKDSET